A stretch of DNA from Endozoicomonas sp. 8E:
GAAAGAGCCCGCAAATGAACCGGTGCAAAAGGTCACCACAGAGGAAGTCAAGGTTGAAAAAAAGGTTCAAAAGAATATACCCGACTTTGCTGCCATCGAGGACGTCAATAAGAAGAAAAGTCAGTTCTTTGCCCACGTGAAGCAAATGGTTGATGAAGAGAATGAGCGTCTGGCGGCTATTCGTCAGGAAGTTAAAATGCTCAGGGAAAAATCGACTCTGCATGAACGCGAAGAAAAGTGGCTGTTGGATATGGCCCGAAAGTTCAGAGTGGATGAAGAGCTTAAAGTCAGTGATGAGCTTTATGACGACCTGCTGCACAGGGCGGACGAGATTCCGGTATCGCTTGCTTTGGTGCAAGCGGCTAACGAGTCGGCCTGGGGGACTTCAAGGTTTGCCGTTGAAGCCAACAACTACTTTGGCCAG
This window harbors:
- a CDS encoding glucosaminidase domain-containing protein — protein: MMTRIDRLFLLLLAGLVALGSGYNRDFQPVKEPANEPVQKVTTEEVKVEKKVQKNIPDFAAIEDVNKKKSQFFAHVKQMVDEENERLAAIRQEVKMLREKSTLHEREEKWLLDMARKFRVDEELKVSDELYDDLLHRADEIPVSLALVQAANESAWGTSRFAVEANNYFGQWCFTPGCGVVPGERPEGATYEVRKFPSLEASVRSYMHNLNTSHHYEGLRELRSKRKSMGHPVTGPVLAQGLYAYSSRGIDYIEELVSMIESNDLLKYDLEKPLTRH